In Selenomonas sp. TAMA-11512, a genomic segment contains:
- a CDS encoding type II toxin-antitoxin system antitoxin SocA domain-containing protein, producing the protein MATVYDVAKYILDKYGSMSAMKLQKLIFYSQAMSLVWDDIPLFEDDFEAWRKGPVCRELYNAHKGKFMLDDSTFLEPYLVSPSALTDDQKETIDAVVRSLIDVTPYQLSCMTHGEAPWKDARGGIPDTKNSDAIISKESMMEYYAEHW; encoded by the coding sequence ATGGCGACAGTGTACGATGTAGCAAAGTATATTTTAGATAAATACGGTTCTATGTCTGCAATGAAACTACAGAAGTTAATTTTTTATTCACAGGCAATGTCCTTAGTATGGGATGATATTCCTCTGTTTGAGGACGACTTTGAAGCTTGGCGCAAAGGCCCTGTTTGTCGTGAACTATACAACGCACATAAAGGGAAATTCATGCTCGACGACAGCACATTTCTCGAACCTTATCTAGTTTCGCCGTCTGCTTTGACAGATGACCAGAAAGAAACGATTGATGCAGTCGTGCGCTCGCTTATCGACGTAACGCCGTATCAGCTCAGCTGCATGACGCATGGAGAAGCCCCGTGGAAGGACGCACGAGGAGGAATCCCAGACACGAAGAACAGTGACGCAATCATTTCAAAAGAGTCGATGATGGAATATTATGCGGAACACTGGTAA
- a CDS encoding CD1375 family protein, with translation MKKQPFMIPIYAELIRLGRYANSEEEKTEGQKVVPAIYREDVAMHLAEHAEG, from the coding sequence ATGAAAAAGCAGCCGTTTATGATTCCGATCTATGCAGAGCTCATCCGGCTGGGGAGATATGCGAACAGCGAAGAGGAGAAAACGGAGGGGCAGAAAGTCGTCCCGGCAATCTACCGGGAAGATGTTGCGATGCATCTTGCGGAACACGCCGAAGGATAA
- a CDS encoding phage holin family protein, translated as MQDALIFLKGMIPTEMQMVWGAVCSVAGGIAGHLLGWNNLVETLLVAMAIDYVTGVLAAYRYKRKHPNSKRGPSSRVGALGIVRKVSILCIVALAHYIDTAMGTSAVHTMIVWFYIGNEGLSIIENAANSGVPVPQKLCDTLEQLKNEKGERGNDKS; from the coding sequence ATGCAGGATGCATTGATTTTTTTAAAAGGAATGATCCCGACGGAAATGCAGATGGTATGGGGGGCGGTGTGTTCCGTCGCAGGCGGAATCGCAGGGCATTTGCTCGGGTGGAATAATCTTGTAGAGACTCTGCTTGTCGCGATGGCGATCGACTATGTGACGGGCGTCCTCGCAGCATACCGCTACAAGAGGAAACACCCTAACAGCAAAAGGGGACCAAGTAGCCGAGTGGGGGCACTGGGCATTGTACGCAAGGTGTCTATTCTGTGCATTGTGGCACTGGCGCACTATATCGACACGGCAATGGGAACATCGGCAGTACATACGATGATCGTCTGGTTCTATATCGGGAATGAAGGACTATCAATTATCGAGAACGCGGCAAACTCCGGCGTTCCGGTGCCGCAGAAGCTATGCGATACATTAGAACAGCTCAAGAACGAAAAAGGAGAGCGGGGAAATGACAAATCTTGA
- a CDS encoding N-acetylmuramoyl-L-alanine amidase, whose product MKVFLNPGHAPNGIPDPGACGCGLRECDVAKSVADLVEHYLTAAGVEVVGNMQDDDLYTITSVANASGADIFVSIHCNAFNGNAKGTEVLVYPGSDAGRKLGDCIQRQIVDSLGTVDRGLKARKDLWVLKSTDMPAVLVELAFIDNAGDAALLRERQDEFARAVARGITDYEQMI is encoded by the coding sequence ATGAAAGTGTTTTTAAATCCCGGCCATGCGCCGAACGGGATTCCGGATCCCGGAGCATGCGGCTGCGGACTCCGAGAGTGCGACGTAGCAAAGAGTGTCGCTGACCTCGTAGAGCACTATCTCACAGCGGCGGGCGTGGAAGTCGTCGGCAACATGCAGGATGACGACCTCTATACAATCACGAGTGTGGCCAACGCGAGCGGAGCGGACATTTTCGTCAGCATCCATTGCAACGCATTCAACGGGAATGCAAAGGGTACGGAGGTACTCGTGTATCCCGGGAGCGACGCTGGCAGGAAGCTTGGGGACTGCATTCAACGGCAGATCGTCGATAGCCTCGGAACAGTCGATCGCGGTCTGAAAGCACGTAAGGATCTCTGGGTGCTGAAAAGCACGGATATGCCCGCGGTGCTTGTCGAACTGGCGTTTATTGATAATGCCGGCGACGCAGCACTGCTGAGAGAGCGGCAGGATGAATTTGCGAGGGCTGTCGCGAGAGGGATAACGGATTATGAGCAGATGATTTAG
- the trpD gene encoding anthranilate phosphoribosyltransferase, producing the protein MIKEAIEKIVSKKDLTYQEAYTVMNEIMNGESTQVQNAAYLAALSTKSTKAETIHEISGSAAAMREHALPVSHDGFEVLEIVGTGGDHANSINVSTTASMIIAAAGIHVAKHGNRAASSKSGAADVLEALGVKIDLPPEKCEQLLRDIRVCFMFAQTYHRSMKYVGAIRKELGIRTVFNILGPLTNPAKPDRILLGVYDPHLLDPLTKVLIQLGMKRGMVVYGTDGFDEISVSAPTFVSEFSDGWYKTYTITPEDFGIPRGQKADTVGGSPQENADITRAILNGEETGTKANFVLLNAGAAIYTGGKADSIKEGIDKARELIANGAARKKLEDFVAQSNL; encoded by the coding sequence ATGATCAAAGAAGCCATTGAGAAAATCGTCAGCAAAAAAGACCTTACTTATCAGGAAGCGTACACCGTCATGAACGAAATCATGAACGGAGAATCGACCCAGGTGCAGAACGCGGCCTACCTTGCCGCACTCTCCACGAAGAGCACGAAGGCCGAGACCATCCATGAGATCTCCGGCTCCGCCGCCGCCATGCGTGAGCACGCTCTTCCCGTCAGTCATGACGGCTTCGAGGTTCTGGAGATCGTCGGTACGGGAGGCGATCACGCGAACAGCATCAACGTCTCCACGACAGCGTCCATGATCATTGCCGCCGCCGGCATCCACGTCGCCAAGCACGGCAACCGTGCAGCTTCCTCCAAGAGCGGAGCCGCCGATGTTCTCGAGGCGCTCGGCGTCAAAATCGACCTGCCGCCCGAGAAATGCGAGCAGCTTTTAAGAGATATTCGCGTTTGCTTCATGTTCGCCCAGACCTACCACCGCTCCATGAAATATGTAGGCGCCATTCGGAAAGAGCTCGGCATCCGCACCGTCTTCAATATCCTGGGCCCCCTCACGAATCCGGCAAAGCCCGACCGCATCCTCCTCGGCGTCTATGACCCGCACCTCCTCGACCCACTCACCAAGGTGCTCATTCAGCTCGGCATGAAGCGAGGCATGGTCGTCTACGGCACCGACGGCTTTGATGAGATCTCCGTCAGCGCGCCGACCTTCGTCTCCGAGTTCAGCGACGGCTGGTACAAGACATACACCATTACGCCGGAAGACTTCGGCATCCCGCGCGGACAAAAAGCCGACACCGTCGGCGGTTCGCCGCAGGAAAACGCGGATATCACACGCGCCATTCTCAATGGCGAGGAAACCGGCACCAAGGCGAACTTCGTCCTGCTGAACGCGGGCGCCGCCATCTATACAGGCGGCAAGGCGGACAGCATCAAAGAGGGCATCGACAAGGCGCGCGAGCTGATCGCGAACGGCGCGGCACGAAAGAAGCTTGAGGATTTCGTCGCTCAGTCCAATCTGTGA